The following are from one region of the Cytobacillus firmus genome:
- a CDS encoding monovalent cation:proton antiporter family protein: protein MEHGASVASLVIVIIAAFLTPILLHRLKINFIPVVVAEILIGLIIGKSGFNIVHEDMWLETLSTLGFIFLMFLSGLEIDFTAFSSSKKREKLPSGKLEPNSFAVSSIVFIGIFFVSLGLSYLFVWAGFIDNAFLMTLIISTISLGVVVPTLKEAHLMKTGIGQIILLIAVIADLATMILLAVFVSLNDKGGGNTWLLLILFGVGVLLYFLGRRFKNLNFLEAMSTGTVQIGTRAVFALIIFLVALSETVGAENILGAFLAGVLVSLLAPNQEMIHKLDSFGYGFLIPIFFVMVGVGLDVWTLFGDPKMLMLIPLLLIALLLSKLIPIYILKRWYDIKTVIASGFLLTSTLSLVIAAATIGERMGVITAEMSGTLILVAVITSIFTPVVFKKLFPQEAAEEKKLKVSFIGANQMTMPIYNELKSSLYEPALYHKKQEKAEKQIADSLFDIIEVDDFDIENFEGTEAFESDIVVISTGDEETNATLSIAFKDKGVDRVICRMESPDMEETLREHDIELFSTILSSKALLRALIESPSVVNILTNQETALYEIRLKNEQFEGMMLRRFPFTGDVIFVRIFRGKDSIVPHGDTELHVNDRLIVTGSKEYVDELKRELEFCEWC from the coding sequence ATGGAACATGGGGCATCGGTTGCATCGCTTGTCATTGTTATTATAGCTGCTTTTCTTACGCCGATATTACTGCACCGGCTGAAAATTAATTTTATTCCGGTAGTGGTGGCTGAGATTCTTATTGGTTTAATTATCGGTAAGAGCGGCTTTAATATCGTCCATGAGGATATGTGGCTTGAAACTCTTTCCACACTTGGATTTATATTTTTAATGTTCCTGAGCGGACTTGAGATTGACTTTACAGCTTTTTCTTCTTCAAAGAAGAGAGAAAAGCTGCCGAGCGGAAAACTCGAGCCAAATTCATTTGCAGTGTCTTCAATTGTTTTTATAGGGATATTCTTTGTTTCATTAGGACTATCCTATTTATTTGTCTGGGCAGGATTCATTGATAATGCTTTTTTAATGACTTTAATTATTTCCACCATCTCTTTGGGAGTTGTAGTTCCGACTCTTAAGGAAGCACACTTGATGAAAACAGGCATTGGCCAAATTATTCTTTTAATCGCAGTTATTGCAGATTTGGCAACAATGATTTTACTGGCTGTATTTGTATCACTAAATGATAAAGGCGGAGGAAATACATGGCTCCTTCTCATCTTATTTGGGGTAGGCGTATTGCTGTATTTCCTCGGCAGAAGGTTTAAGAACCTTAATTTTCTTGAGGCGATGTCGACAGGGACCGTTCAGATTGGAACACGAGCAGTATTTGCACTAATTATTTTCCTTGTGGCATTATCAGAAACAGTCGGGGCAGAGAATATACTGGGTGCATTCCTTGCCGGGGTTCTTGTATCGCTCCTGGCGCCAAATCAGGAAATGATCCATAAGCTGGATTCTTTTGGATACGGATTCCTTATACCGATTTTCTTTGTAATGGTTGGGGTAGGGCTGGACGTATGGACTTTGTTCGGAGATCCGAAGATGCTTATGCTTATACCATTGCTGCTGATTGCTCTGCTGCTGTCAAAGCTTATACCGATTTATATCTTGAAAAGATGGTATGACATTAAGACGGTTATCGCCTCAGGTTTCTTATTGACCTCAACTCTTTCCCTTGTTATTGCTGCAGCAACAATAGGCGAAAGAATGGGGGTTATAACTGCCGAAATGAGCGGCACATTAATTTTAGTTGCTGTCATAACAAGTATATTTACACCTGTTGTCTTTAAAAAGCTATTTCCTCAGGAAGCTGCTGAGGAGAAGAAGCTTAAAGTATCCTTTATTGGTGCAAACCAAATGACTATGCCGATCTATAATGAGCTTAAGTCATCCCTTTACGAGCCGGCTTTATATCATAAGAAGCAGGAAAAGGCGGAAAAACAGATAGCGGACTCGTTGTTCGATATCATTGAAGTAGATGATTTTGATATTGAGAATTTCGAAGGCACAGAGGCTTTTGAGTCGGATATTGTTGTAATCTCCACAGGGGATGAAGAGACAAATGCTACATTATCCATTGCTTTTAAAGATAAGGGAGTGGACCGGGTCATTTGCCGGATGGAAAGCCCTGATATGGAAGAAACGCTTCGGGAGCATGACATTGAATTGTTTTCAACTATTCTTTCCTCTAAGGCGCTGCTTCGTGCATTAATCGAGTCACCAAGCGTGGTGAACATATTAACGAACCAGGAAACGGCTCTATATGAAATCCGATTAAAGAATGAGCAGTTTGAAGGCATGATGCTTCGGAGATTCCCGTTTACAGGGGATGTAATTTTCGTTCGGATATTTAGAGGAAAGGATTCCATTGTTCCTCACGGAGATACTGAACTTCATGTCAATGACCGCTTGATTGTTACTGGATCTAAGGAATATGTTGATGAATTAAAACGGGAACTTGAATTTTGTGAATGGTGTTAG
- the mgtE gene encoding magnesium transporter, translated as MEGHTEEKSGSHINASLLIQSLQNEEIDIFRNEFLDMHPYDQASFFKDLDEDIRAKIYLYLSPEEMAALFENLEIEEEDYKDVLAEMNPHNAADMLSEMYADDAVDVLNELDKDQVVSYLTIMDDESAKEIKDLLHYEEYTAGSIMTTEFVSLSANQTVRSAMYILKNEAPRAETIYYVYVVNDEKKLIGVISLRDLIVSDDDTMISEITNDRVVSVSVGEDQEDVARKIKDYNFLAVPVVDFQNHLLGIITVDDVMDVMEEEASDDYSKLAAVSDMDHIDRNPVSAARKRLPWLIILLFLGMLTASLIGRFENTLDKVAILAVFIPLIAGMAGNTGTQALAVAVRGIATGDLEKENKWKLVIREAGTGLINGSICGILVTFIVYFWKGNFFLGVLVGVSILFTLIVATLAGALIPLLMHRMKIDPAVASGPFITTINDLISILIYFGMATLFMSYLTG; from the coding sequence ATGGAAGGTCATACAGAGGAAAAGTCAGGTTCCCACATCAATGCCAGTCTTTTAATCCAATCTTTACAAAATGAAGAAATTGATATCTTCAGAAATGAATTTCTTGATATGCACCCATATGATCAGGCTTCATTTTTTAAAGATCTGGATGAGGATATCCGTGCAAAAATTTATCTTTATCTATCTCCTGAAGAAATGGCCGCTCTTTTTGAAAATCTGGAGATTGAAGAAGAAGATTATAAAGACGTTCTTGCTGAGATGAATCCCCATAATGCAGCAGATATGCTTTCAGAAATGTATGCCGATGATGCGGTCGATGTTTTAAATGAGCTTGATAAAGACCAGGTTGTCAGCTATTTAACCATTATGGATGATGAATCTGCAAAAGAAATTAAGGATTTGCTTCATTACGAAGAATATACAGCAGGAAGTATTATGACAACCGAGTTTGTTTCACTGTCAGCCAATCAGACGGTTCGCTCTGCTATGTATATTTTAAAGAATGAAGCGCCAAGGGCTGAAACCATTTATTATGTGTACGTTGTAAATGACGAAAAAAAGCTTATAGGCGTTATTTCATTAAGGGATTTGATAGTAAGTGATGATGACACGATGATTTCAGAAATCACCAATGACAGAGTAGTTTCCGTATCTGTGGGTGAAGACCAGGAAGATGTAGCAAGAAAAATTAAGGACTATAACTTCCTGGCTGTTCCGGTTGTCGATTTTCAAAATCACTTGCTGGGTATTATCACCGTTGATGATGTCATGGATGTCATGGAAGAAGAAGCATCTGATGATTACTCCAAATTAGCTGCTGTATCGGATATGGATCATATTGACCGGAATCCGGTTTCTGCTGCGCGTAAACGCCTTCCATGGCTTATCATCCTTCTGTTTTTGGGTATGTTAACTGCAAGCCTGATCGGAAGGTTTGAGAACACATTGGATAAGGTGGCCATACTGGCTGTTTTCATTCCTCTTATTGCAGGGATGGCTGGAAATACCGGGACACAGGCATTGGCCGTTGCTGTCCGGGGAATTGCTACAGGAGACCTTGAGAAAGAAAACAAATGGAAACTGGTGATAAGGGAAGCAGGGACCGGCTTAATTAATGGCAGCATTTGCGGTATTCTTGTTACTTTCATTGTTTACTTCTGGAAAGGGAATTTTTTTCTGGGTGTTTTAGTTGGCGTTTCAATATTGTTTACATTGATCGTTGCCACTCTTGCAGGAGCCCTGATCCCTTTACTAATGCACAGGATGAAAATTGATCCGGCTGTAGCGTCAGGTCCATTTATTACAACCATCAATGATCTGATCAGTATTTTAATTTATTTTGGAATGGCGACATTATTTATGAGTTATTTAACAGGTTAA
- the prpE gene encoding bis(5'-nucleosyl)-tetraphosphatase PrpE, whose amino-acid sequence MKLDIIGDIHGCFAEFKELTLKLDYSWKKGFPVHPSGRKLAFVGDLTDRGPESLAVIDAVYSLAANNLGYYVPGNHCNKLYRFFLGNKVQITHGLETTVAEYEQLSPKAQDEVRQKFMELYENAPLYLVIDNNNLVIAHAGIKESYIGKHSSKVKTFVLYGDITGEKNPDGTPVRRDWAREYQGDAVIVYGHTPLKEVMSINNTYNIDTGAVFGNKLTALRYPEMQLLSVQSRMPFVEEKFRKM is encoded by the coding sequence ATGAAACTAGATATTATTGGTGATATCCACGGCTGCTTTGCTGAATTTAAAGAACTGACTTTAAAACTGGACTATAGCTGGAAAAAAGGTTTTCCTGTTCATCCAAGCGGCAGAAAACTGGCCTTTGTGGGAGACCTTACTGACAGAGGCCCGGAGTCGCTTGCAGTCATTGATGCAGTGTATAGCCTTGCAGCAAACAACTTGGGATACTATGTCCCGGGCAACCATTGCAATAAACTCTACCGCTTCTTTTTAGGGAATAAAGTGCAAATTACACATGGACTTGAAACAACAGTCGCTGAATATGAGCAGCTGTCTCCCAAAGCACAGGATGAGGTCAGACAGAAATTTATGGAGTTATATGAAAACGCACCTCTATATCTTGTAATCGATAATAACAACCTGGTTATCGCCCATGCCGGAATTAAGGAAAGCTATATTGGGAAACATTCTTCAAAAGTAAAAACCTTTGTTCTGTATGGTGATATTACAGGAGAAAAAAATCCTGACGGCACACCTGTAAGACGTGATTGGGCAAGAGAGTATCAGGGTGATGCTGTAATCGTCTATGGCCATACTCCCTTAAAGGAAGTGATGAGTATTAATAATACCTATAATATTGATACAGGCGCTGTTTTTGGCAATAAACTAACCGCGCTTAGATATCCTGAGATGCAATTGCTATCTGTCCAATCCCGTATGCCTTTTGTTGAAGAAAAATTCAGGAAGATGTAA
- a CDS encoding NAD kinase, with protein MKFAITSKGDSKSNTLMHKMRTYLLDFELTYDEEEPDIVISVGGDGTLLYAFHRYSSRLDKTAFVGIHTGHLGFYADWVPEEIEKLVIAIAKTPYQVIEYPLLEVIIRYQHGGKETRYLALNESTVKAVEGTLVMDVEIRGQHFERFRGDGLCVSTPSGSTAYNKALGGAILHPSLPAIQLAEMASINNKVFRTVGSPLVLPAHHTCMLKPVNEPDFQITIDHLTLLHKDVKSIQFRVADEKIRFARFRPFPFWKRVHDSFVAD; from the coding sequence ATGAAATTTGCCATTACCTCAAAAGGAGATTCAAAATCGAATACACTCATGCACAAAATGAGAACCTATTTATTGGATTTCGAGCTTACATATGATGAAGAAGAGCCTGATATAGTCATATCGGTAGGCGGGGATGGTACTTTACTCTATGCCTTTCACCGATACAGCAGCCGCCTGGACAAGACAGCCTTTGTAGGTATACACACAGGCCATCTTGGCTTTTATGCAGACTGGGTTCCGGAGGAAATCGAAAAGCTTGTCATTGCAATTGCCAAAACCCCGTATCAGGTAATTGAATATCCGCTCCTTGAAGTGATTATCCGCTACCAGCATGGCGGGAAGGAAACCCGTTATCTTGCATTAAATGAATCTACGGTCAAGGCTGTAGAAGGTACCTTAGTTATGGATGTGGAAATTCGAGGCCAGCATTTTGAACGGTTCCGCGGAGATGGCCTGTGTGTTTCTACACCATCAGGAAGCACAGCATATAATAAAGCGCTTGGAGGGGCAATTCTGCACCCTTCTTTGCCTGCCATCCAGCTTGCTGAAATGGCTTCCATTAATAATAAGGTATTCCGTACTGTGGGCTCGCCTCTCGTATTGCCGGCCCACCATACATGTATGCTGAAGCCGGTGAATGAACCGGATTTTCAAATTACTATTGATCATTTGACACTTCTTCATAAAGATGTAAAGTCAATTCAATTCAGAGTGGCAGATGAAAAGATCCGCTTTGCGAGGTTCAGGCCATTTCCATTCTGGAAAAGGGTCCACGATTCTTTTGTTGCTGATTGA
- a CDS encoding GTP pyrophosphokinase produces the protein MKHWDLFLAPYKQAVEELKIKLKGMRSQFEMDSSHSPIEFVTGRVKPIASILDKANQKGIPLDRLESEMQDIAGVRMMCQFVDDIKRVVELLRQRNDFEIVEERDYISHKKASGYRSYHVVIRYPVQTIKGEKKILAEIQIRTLAMNFWATVEHSLNYKYKGQFPEDIRMRLQRAAEAAFRLDEEMSLIRGEIQDAQAFFTRKKKNSKREKTNSIKEELG, from the coding sequence GTGAAGCATTGGGACTTATTTTTGGCGCCATATAAGCAGGCGGTTGAAGAGTTGAAAATTAAGCTAAAAGGCATGAGAAGCCAATTTGAAATGGATTCTTCCCATTCTCCGATTGAATTTGTTACCGGAAGGGTAAAGCCAATTGCCAGCATTCTGGATAAAGCAAACCAAAAAGGCATTCCACTCGACAGATTGGAGTCAGAAATGCAGGATATTGCCGGTGTAAGAATGATGTGCCAATTTGTTGATGATATTAAGAGAGTGGTTGAACTATTAAGACAAAGAAATGACTTTGAAATTGTAGAAGAAAGAGATTATATATCTCATAAAAAAGCAAGCGGTTACCGCTCATACCATGTCGTGATCCGCTATCCTGTACAGACGATCAAGGGAGAAAAAAAAATCCTCGCAGAGATTCAGATCAGAACTCTTGCTATGAATTTCTGGGCCACGGTGGAACACTCTCTGAATTATAAATATAAGGGCCAATTCCCTGAGGATATTCGGATGCGGCTCCAGAGGGCGGCAGAGGCTGCTTTCAGGCTGGATGAAGAAATGTCACTCATTCGCGGTGAAATCCAGGATGCCCAGGCATTCTTTACAAGAAAAAAGAAAAACAGCAAAAGGGAGAAAACTAACAGTATAAAAGAGGAGCTTGGATAA
- a CDS encoding CYTH domain-containing protein has product MSNKNIEIEFKNMITRDEFTALMNFFNIRSEDFSEQENHYFDTPDFLLKEKGSALRIRQKNGSFELTLKQPHPEGLLETNEDLSESEAAEMIQTGKIPREQIKESLEELGIKTDNLQYFGTLTTKRAEKEYNKGLAVLDHSRYLNKEDFELEFEVDNWKEGQMVFLNLLQQLNIPVRKTENKIKRFYNEKYRQQKANRN; this is encoded by the coding sequence TTGTCTAATAAAAATATTGAAATCGAATTTAAAAACATGATCACCAGAGATGAATTTACCGCTTTAATGAATTTTTTCAATATAAGAAGTGAAGATTTTTCCGAACAGGAGAATCATTATTTTGATACACCTGATTTTTTATTGAAGGAAAAAGGAAGTGCCTTAAGGATCAGGCAAAAAAACGGCTCGTTTGAATTGACTCTAAAACAGCCCCACCCTGAAGGGCTGCTGGAGACTAATGAAGATCTTTCTGAATCTGAAGCAGCAGAGATGATTCAGACAGGGAAAATCCCTAGGGAACAGATTAAAGAATCCTTAGAAGAGCTTGGCATAAAGACAGATAACCTTCAATACTTTGGCACTCTCACAACAAAACGTGCAGAAAAGGAATACAATAAAGGGTTGGCTGTTCTTGATCACAGCCGATATTTAAATAAGGAAGATTTCGAATTAGAATTTGAAGTAGATAATTGGAAGGAAGGACAAATGGTTTTTCTTAATTTACTTCAGCAGCTTAACATTCCTGTCAGGAAGACCGAAAATAAAATTAAGAGGTTTTATAACGAAAAATACAGACAGCAAAAGGCTAATAGAAACTGA
- a CDS encoding lytic transglycosylase domain-containing protein — protein sequence MNIDQLKLLMDLQALQGFNNSKQTNTSNPLFQELLAGLVSENNGSSPQTTGGLGSIASLKPYISALHTASPAAAALPPVKLTKLAESTKSDFDDLIQKASDKFNVPVDLIKSVIKQESNFNPNAVSHAGASGLMQLMPETARGLGVNNIFDPAENIFAGVKYLRQMMDRYGENVELALAAYNAGPGNVDKYEGIPPFRETLNYIKKVTTSFMA from the coding sequence ATGAACATAGACCAGCTAAAACTATTGATGGATCTGCAGGCACTGCAAGGCTTCAATAACTCTAAACAAACAAATACTTCTAACCCTCTGTTTCAAGAGCTGCTGGCAGGGCTGGTTTCGGAAAACAATGGTTCATCACCTCAAACCACCGGCGGACTAGGATCAATTGCGTCTTTAAAGCCTTATATTAGTGCTTTACATACTGCTTCTCCTGCAGCTGCTGCTCTACCGCCAGTTAAGCTAACCAAGTTAGCCGAATCCACTAAAAGTGATTTTGATGATCTGATTCAAAAAGCATCAGATAAGTTTAATGTGCCTGTTGATCTGATTAAGTCAGTCATTAAGCAGGAATCAAACTTTAATCCGAACGCCGTCAGTCATGCAGGTGCTTCCGGCTTGATGCAGTTAATGCCGGAAACAGCCAGGGGGCTTGGTGTTAATAATATCTTCGACCCTGCAGAAAACATTTTTGCAGGAGTCAAATATTTACGGCAAATGATGGACAGATATGGGGAGAATGTAGAACTTGCACTGGCAGCCTATAATGCCGGACCTGGAAATGTAGATAAATACGAGGGGATACCGCCTTTTAGAGAAACCCTAAATTACATAAAAAAAGTTACCACTTCATTTATGGCTTAA
- a CDS encoding globin domain-containing protein: MAEKMHTPFDAIGEEKLHQLIDAFYLRVGQHPDLVPIFPDDLTETARKQKQFMTQYLGGPPLYTSEHGHPMLRARHMPFPITESRARAWLSCMNEAMDHIGLDGQLREDFFSRLVLTAQHMINTPETGVKGDSP; encoded by the coding sequence ATGGCCGAGAAAATGCACACTCCCTTCGACGCTATTGGTGAGGAAAAGCTTCACCAGCTAATTGACGCTTTTTACCTGCGCGTAGGACAACATCCTGATCTCGTTCCTATTTTTCCAGATGACCTGACAGAGACAGCCAGAAAACAAAAACAATTTATGACTCAGTATTTAGGAGGACCTCCTTTATATACTTCAGAACATGGCCATCCTATGCTTCGTGCGCGGCACATGCCTTTTCCTATAACAGAATCCCGGGCAAGGGCCTGGCTTTCATGCATGAATGAAGCGATGGACCATATCGGGCTGGATGGACAATTGAGGGAAGACTTTTTCTCCAGACTTGTGCTCACTGCTCAGCATATGATCAATACACCTGAGACCGGAGTGAAAGGTGATAGCCCGTGA
- a CDS encoding ClpXP adapter SpxH family protein has translation MPESNEIKFTSPHCYGSEKKPIEVYMFVDPLCPECWALEPTLKKLLIEYGRYFSIKHVLSGRLATLNMGKRQNYENIADLWEKTASRSGMSCDGNLWFENPISSPHLASVAIKAAELQGRKAGIKFLRKLQEVLFLEKQNVSNFEVLKDCAKEVGLDVVEFVSDIHSDSAAKAFQCDLKITSEMDVQEIPTLVFFNENIEDEGIKVTGYYPYEIYEQILEEMLPAKPERAPLPPLEYFLKYFKLVASKEISVVYDMTDSEVNKEMKKLQLKQIAEYVPAKYGNFWRYSG, from the coding sequence ATGCCAGAATCCAATGAAATCAAGTTCACGTCACCACATTGCTATGGCAGTGAAAAAAAGCCCATAGAAGTCTATATGTTTGTTGACCCACTTTGCCCTGAATGCTGGGCACTGGAGCCTACCTTAAAAAAGCTTCTGATTGAATATGGCCGCTATTTCTCCATAAAGCATGTATTAAGCGGCAGGCTGGCAACTTTAAATATGGGGAAAAGACAAAACTACGAAAACATTGCGGATTTGTGGGAAAAGACAGCAAGCCGTTCTGGAATGTCATGTGATGGAAACCTCTGGTTCGAGAATCCAATTTCTTCCCCGCATCTGGCTTCAGTTGCAATTAAAGCGGCTGAATTACAGGGGAGAAAAGCTGGCATCAAATTTTTACGCAAGCTCCAGGAAGTTTTATTTCTTGAAAAGCAGAATGTGTCAAATTTTGAGGTTCTAAAGGATTGTGCTAAGGAAGTCGGTCTTGATGTAGTAGAATTTGTTTCTGATATTCACTCAGATAGTGCAGCCAAAGCTTTTCAATGCGATTTAAAAATAACTTCTGAAATGGATGTTCAAGAAATACCAACTCTTGTCTTTTTCAATGAAAACATAGAAGATGAAGGCATCAAAGTAACCGGGTATTATCCTTATGAAATTTATGAACAGATTTTGGAAGAAATGCTGCCTGCTAAACCTGAGCGTGCTCCTCTTCCACCCCTGGAATATTTCTTGAAATATTTTAAGCTGGTGGCAAGTAAGGAGATCTCCGTAGTATACGATATGACAGACAGCGAAGTGAACAAGGAAATGAAAAAGCTTCAGCTAAAGCAAATCGCTGAATATGTACCTGCTAAATACGGTAATTTCTGGAGATATTCCGGGTAA